A genomic stretch from Mycosarcoma maydis chromosome 3, whole genome shotgun sequence includes:
- a CDS encoding putative mfs-multidrug-resistance transporter — translation MQSPKHAASSAAPSIDPSNLDLEKQNSSSNGDAATAVGHADTSISEKEDAIAPAKGASVGFHPSTAPTYIPADGSSPAATRPTRTFSRRDRSEANDNTHPFGGDLERAETENHLERFQSQAGKDVVIVHWEGENDSENPFTWSRAYRWYLTMLAGLLVLNSTFTSSAPSGVIPELEVEFGFGREVATLSLSIFVAGYCLGPLLWGPLSEQFGRKPVFILAMIIYTCFNIGCALSKNTASILVFRFLSGTFAASPLTNSGGVIADLWDAKTRGIALSLFSLAPFAGPALGPIVSGFISVGGASWRWLFWVCTIFSGVCLALVVLTLPETYAPIILLKKARRIRKETGDDRYKAPIELVKVEWKDRINKTILKPFIMLGQEPMLLVMTIYLSFVYGVVYLLFEAFPIVFTLGHGFNAGISGVMFVPFFLGGCAAVALYVIYFNPKYAKQADALKEQGINRVPPEERLYPIMLAGPCLTIAFFWFGWTSYASISFWSPMMAGSLIGFGVLFCFLGVFNYLIDVYLANAASALAANTVCRSLAGFGFPLFATQMFTVLTPRWASTLLGFISLIMVPIPFLLYKYGSKIRAMSKHAM, via the coding sequence ATGCAATCGCCCAAGCATGCCGCCTCGAGCGCGGCACCCTCGATCGATCCATCCAACCTGGATCTGGAAAAGCAAAACTCGTCGAGcaacggcgatgctgctaCCGCAGTAGGACACGCCGACACTTCGATCTCAGAAAAGGAAGACGCCATCGCACCCGCCAAAGGCGCGTCGGTTGGCttccatccatccaccGCTCCAACCTACATCCCCGCCGATGGATCCAGTCCCGCAGCAACACGTCCCACGCGCACCTTCTCCCGGCGCGATCGCAGCGAGGCCAACGACAACACACATCCGTTCGGCGGTGACCTGGAACGCGCAGAAACCGAAAACCATCTCGAGCGATTTCAGTCGCAGGCTGGCAAGGACGTCGTTATTGTACATTGGGAGGGCGAAAATGACTCGGAAAATCCTTTCACCTGGTCGAGGGCATACCGTTGGTACCTCACCATGCTCGCAGGTCTGCTGGTGCTCAACTCGACGTTTACCTCATCCGCGCCTTCTGGCGTGATCCCAGAGCTGGAAGTTGAATTTGGTTTTGGTCGCGAAGTCGCCACGTTGAGTCTCTCGATCTTTGTCGCTGGTTACTGCCTTGGTCCTCTTCTCTGGGGTCCTCTGTCCGAGCAGTTTGGACGAAAACCCGTGTTTATCCTCGCCATGATCATCTACACGTGCTTCAACATCGGTTGCGCGCTCTCCAAGAACACTGCAtccatcctcgtcttccgTTTTCTTTCAGGCACGTTTGCCGCCTCGCCTCTGACCAACTCGGGTGGTGTGATTGCCGATCTGTGGGATGCCAAGACGCGTGGTATCGCGCTCTCGCTTTTCTCGCTTGCCCCATTCGCCGGTCCAGCGCTGGGTCCCATTGTCTCGGGCTTCATCTCGGTTGGTGGCGCTTCATGGAGGTGGCTTTTCTGGGTCTGCACCATCTTTTCCGGTGTCTGTCTCGCCCTGGTTGTCTTGACACTTCCCGAGACGTATGCGCCCATCATCCTACTCAAAAAGGCGCGCAGGATTCGCAAAGAGACGGGCGACGACCGATACAAGGCTCCGATCGAGTTGGTCAAGGTGGAATGGAAGGACCGCATCAACAAGACGATCCTCAAGCCTTTCATCATGCTCGGTCAGGAACCcatgctgctcgtcatGACCATCTACCTTTCCTTTGTGTATGGCGTCGTATACCTCTTGTTTGAGGCTTTCCCGATcgtcttcacgcttggGCATGGCTTCAACGCCGGAATCAGTGGCGTCATGTTTGTGCCCTTCTTCCTCGGAGGTTGTGCCGCCGTGGCACTTTACGTCATCTACTTTAATCCCAAGTACGCCAAACAGGCGGATGCACTCAAGGAGCAGGGCATCAACCGGGTGCCTCCCGAGGAGCGTCTGTACCCGATCATGCTCGCTGGTCCTTGCTTGACGATTGCATTCTTCTGGTTTGGTTGGACCTCGTACGCGTCGATCAGCTTCTGGTCACCCATGATGGCCGGTAGCTTGATCGGCTTTGGTGTGCTGttctgcttcttgggcgTGTTCAACTACTTGATCGATGTATACCTGGCCAATGCGGCTTCGGCGCTGGCTGCCAATACCGTGTGCCGTTCGTTGGCCGGCTTTGGATTCCCGCTGTTTGCAACACAGATGTTCACTGTGCTCACTCCGCGATGGGCGTCAACTCTGCTCGGTTTCATCTCGCTCATTATGGTGCCGATTCCGTTCTTGCTTTACAAGTACGGCTCCAAGATTCGCGCCATGTCGAAACACGCCATGTAA
- a CDS encoding putative pterin-4-alpha-carbinolamine dehydratase encodes MSEDEAKQMVSSLKGKWTLSPQPKTLLSSTAVHPDALHRTYKFKNFTSAQAFANQLGELAEAQGHHPAIMVEWGRVTVWWWSHAINGLHKNDFVMAAKTEELVQQAQGYTPPKPEF; translated from the exons ATGTCGGAGGACGAAGCTAAGCAAATGGTCTCGAGCCTCAAAGGAAAATGGACGTTGTCGCCTCAGCCAAAGACACTGCTCTCCTCGACAGCTGTCCATCCGGATGCGCTGCATCGCACGTACAAATTCAAAAACTTTACCTCGGCACAAGCGTTTGCGAatcagctcggcgagcttgcagaGGCGCAAGGTCACCACCCTGCGATCATGGTCGAATGGGGCCGGGTAACCGTCTGGTGGTGGAGTCACGCTATCAATGGG TTGCACAAAAACGACTTTGTCATGGCGGCCAAGACGGAAGAGCTCGtgcagcaggcgcaaggGTATACACCACCCAAGCCCGAGTTTTGA
- a CDS encoding uncharacterized protein (related to hydroxymethylglutaryl-CoA lyase): MLRSLARSVPLAAKHSKRTLATDANRKFVKIVEVSPRDGLQNEKTIVPTATKIELIRRLAETGVPVIEAGSFVSPKWVPQMGDTPQVVAQMPVHPSISYPVLVPNMRGLEALQKLLAEYKDASKRVPPTDEIAIFTAASESFCKANTNCTIAESLDRLSDVASRAISSGLKVRGYISVVAGCPYEGKVDAEAVGRVSKALLDMGCYEISLGDTIGAGTPTIVEAALNSSVKHTNASVHFFAAHCHDTMNTGLANVLHLVRLGVRTVDAAVGGLGGCPYSPGATGNIDTESVVFALHREGYDTGTDLDKLVDLGDWISAQIGRSNASNAGRAILAQRKIRAESAAKQAAKGAKL, translated from the coding sequence ATGCTGAGATCACTCGCAAGATCAGTGCCGCTTGCTGCGAAACACTCGAAACGAACCCTCGCAACCGACGCGAATCGCAAGTTTGTCAAGATCGTCGAAGTATCTCCTCGTGATGGACTGCAGAATGAGAAGACCATCGTTCCGACCGCGACGAAAATCGAACTGATTCGACGGCTGGCAGAGACCGGAGTGCCAGTGATCGAGGCGGGCTCGTTTGTTTCGCCAAAATGGGTGCCTCAGATGGGCGATACGCCGCAAGTGGTGGCGCAGATGCCTGTTCATCCGTCGATATCTTACCCTGTCCTCGTACCCAACATGCGCGGACTGGAAGCACTACAGAAGCTGCTTGCAGAGTACAAAGATGCGAGCAAACGTGTACCCCCCACGGATGAGATCGCCATCTTTACCGCTGCTTCCGAGTCGTTTTGCAAGGCCAACACCAACTGCACCATTGCCGAATCGCTCGATCGACTGTCCGACGTCGCATCTCGCGCCATCTCGTCCGGGCTCAAAGTTCGCGGATACATCAGTGTAGTCGCTGGCTGCCCGTACGAAGGCAAGGTGGATGCAGAAGCTGTAGGCCGCGTTTCTAAAGCGCTGCTCGATATGGGCTGCTACGAAATTTCTCTCGGCGACACCATCGGTGCTGGCACTCCAACCATCGTAGAGGCGGCGCTCAACTCGAGCGTGAAACACACAAACGCTTCGGTGCACTTCTTTGCAGCTCACTGTCACGATACCATGAACACAGGTTTGGCGAATGTGCTGCACTTGGTCAGGTTGGGTGTAAGAACCGTGGACGCTGCAGTGGGAGGACTGGGTGGTTGTCCCTACTCGCCCGGTGCTACAGGCAATATCGATACCGAGAGTGTCGTGTTTGCGCTGCACCGTGAAGGCTACGATACAGGCACAGATCTGGACAAGCTTGTGGATCTGGGCGATTGGATCAGTGCACAGATCGGAAGGAGCAACGCGAGCAATGCCGGCAGGGCGATACTGGCGCAGAGGAAGATCCGCGCCGAGAGCGCGGCGAAACAGGCTGCAAAAGGCGCAAAGCTTTGA